One region of Sphingomonas bisphenolicum genomic DNA includes:
- a CDS encoding aromatic ring-hydroxylating dioxygenase subunit alpha has translation MNELSRVAENLTPLEQERFADQTTPLIRDCWYVAGFSDEISREIISRRLLGIDIAMYRTVSGEPVAVRNRCPHRSFPLAKGRLDGDTLICGYHGMQFDPSGRCVTMPSMPIVPSNANVLAFPMAERGPIVWIWMGDADHADEDLIPDTSWLADAGWKSVRGQFRIKTDYVSMHENLLDQTHFPFLHPGTVGTPEYARSKLDVRRVGDVVIIDRALRDAAPPGIYGVPMQLMDRKVDRFSEARFASPAIHTAFASVVDRTGAEGPETYRFNITHLITPETNESIHYWWFNSRDRRLDDPTADEFLLVASEQAYLEDVEALEWILEAVTTDVEPQFDLNFAPDKPGLLMRRILFEAAGAAKKA, from the coding sequence ATGAACGAGTTGAGCCGGGTTGCCGAAAACCTCACTCCGCTGGAACAGGAGCGGTTCGCGGACCAGACCACGCCCCTAATCCGGGACTGCTGGTATGTTGCCGGATTTTCCGATGAGATCAGCCGCGAGATTATCAGCCGGCGACTGTTGGGAATCGACATAGCAATGTACCGGACAGTTTCGGGTGAGCCGGTGGCCGTTCGCAATCGCTGTCCGCACCGGTCCTTCCCTCTGGCGAAGGGTAGGCTCGACGGTGATACCCTTATTTGCGGCTATCATGGCATGCAGTTCGATCCGTCGGGCCGCTGTGTCACCATGCCATCGATGCCCATCGTGCCCTCGAACGCGAACGTCCTTGCGTTCCCGATGGCAGAGCGCGGCCCCATCGTCTGGATCTGGATGGGCGATGCCGATCACGCCGACGAGGATCTGATACCGGACACGTCCTGGCTGGCGGATGCCGGCTGGAAAAGCGTTCGTGGCCAGTTCAGGATCAAGACCGACTATGTGTCGATGCACGAAAATCTGCTCGATCAGACACATTTTCCGTTCCTGCACCCAGGGACCGTGGGCACGCCCGAATATGCGCGCTCCAAGCTGGACGTGCGGCGGGTGGGGGACGTGGTGATTATCGACAGAGCGCTTCGCGATGCCGCGCCTCCGGGGATTTACGGTGTCCCGATGCAGTTGATGGATCGGAAGGTGGATCGCTTTTCCGAAGCGCGCTTTGCCTCACCAGCCATTCATACGGCCTTTGCCAGCGTGGTCGACAGAACCGGAGCGGAAGGGCCGGAAACCTATCGGTTCAACATCACGCATCTGATCACCCCTGAGACCAACGAGTCGATCCATTACTGGTGGTTCAACAGCCGGGATCGTCGATTGGACGACCCCACGGCGGACGAATTCCTGCTTGTCGCTTCGGAGCAGGCCTATCTGGAGGACGTAGAGGCGCTCGAGTGGATCCTTGAAGCGGTGACCACCGATGTCGAGCCGCAGTTCGATCTGAACTTCGCCCCGGATAAACCCGGTCTCCTGATGCGGCGCATTCTCTTTGAGGCGGCGGGTGCCGCGAAGAAGGCATGA
- a CDS encoding nuclear transport factor 2 family protein has translation MNDVERQRIEHICERLIREFAFLNDAHDHDALAELFTEDGSFARPTDPDNAVIGREQIRIFFRDRSRKATCHVMANTVVDVLSEHEAAAQSYVMLYTGHNSDKLLIGEFCDAFRFDGGQWRFQSRRGSLKFP, from the coding sequence ATGAATGATGTTGAACGCCAGCGCATCGAGCACATCTGCGAGCGGCTGATCCGGGAATTCGCCTTTCTCAACGACGCGCACGATCATGACGCCCTTGCGGAACTCTTCACCGAGGATGGCAGTTTTGCCCGTCCCACCGACCCCGATAACGCGGTAATTGGTCGGGAGCAGATACGAATATTCTTCCGCGATCGGTCCAGGAAAGCCACATGCCACGTCATGGCCAATACCGTGGTCGATGTGCTGTCCGAGCACGAAGCCGCCGCTCAAAGCTATGTGATGCTCTACACCGGCCATAATAGCGACAAGTTGCTTATAGGCGAATTCTGCGACGCCTTTCGGTTCGATGGGGGGCAGTGGCGGTTTCAAAGCCGACGTGGGTCGCTCAAGTTCCCCTGA
- a CDS encoding aromatic ring-hydroxylating dioxygenase subunit alpha, whose protein sequence is MPRRRHEWQDLGRVNMSQQSFPMNAWYVAAWDAEVGRALLARTICNRKMVLYRKLDGGPVALEDACWHRLVPLAIGTIEGNDVRCGYHGLVFGPNGRCTHMPSQETINPSACVRSYPVIERYRFIWVWPGDPALADTALIPHLPWADDPEWAGDGRMTPVKADYRLVIDNLMDLTHETFVHSSSIGNAALAEAPFDAFHGERTARVERWVLDEEAPPFWAAQLGKPGNSDRWQMINFLAPATIYLEVGVAPAGTGAPEGDRSQGVDMRVIHIPTPSTDKSCYYFWSHLRNYRVNDQGVTRRVLEGAAGILYEDEVVIEAQQRAIDENPDHVFYNLNIDAGSMWARRAIDRMIADETLTVAEGAS, encoded by the coding sequence GTGCCGCGAAGAAGGCATGAATGGCAGGACTTAGGGAGGGTTAATATGAGTCAACAATCGTTTCCCATGAATGCATGGTATGTCGCGGCTTGGGATGCTGAAGTCGGGCGTGCATTGCTGGCCAGGACGATCTGCAACAGGAAGATGGTCCTCTACCGAAAGCTCGACGGAGGGCCAGTCGCGCTGGAAGATGCCTGCTGGCACCGCCTGGTTCCACTCGCCATCGGCACCATCGAAGGCAACGATGTTCGCTGCGGCTATCACGGACTGGTTTTTGGCCCAAATGGCCGCTGCACGCACATGCCATCCCAGGAAACTATCAATCCTTCCGCGTGCGTCCGGTCCTATCCTGTCATCGAACGTTACCGCTTTATCTGGGTTTGGCCGGGCGACCCCGCATTGGCGGATACGGCCTTGATCCCGCACCTCCCATGGGCCGACGATCCGGAATGGGCGGGGGACGGCCGCATGACGCCCGTTAAGGCAGATTATCGGCTGGTGATCGATAATCTGATGGATCTTACGCATGAAACGTTCGTCCATTCCTCCTCGATCGGCAATGCCGCGCTTGCAGAAGCGCCGTTCGACGCCTTTCATGGCGAGCGCACGGCGCGCGTCGAAAGATGGGTTCTTGACGAAGAGGCACCCCCATTCTGGGCTGCCCAACTGGGCAAGCCCGGAAATTCGGATCGTTGGCAGATGATCAATTTCCTCGCGCCCGCGACGATCTACCTCGAAGTGGGTGTCGCGCCTGCTGGCACCGGCGCGCCCGAGGGTGATCGCTCCCAGGGCGTCGACATGCGAGTGATCCACATTCCGACTCCTTCGACCGACAAGAGCTGCTATTATTTCTGGTCCCATCTTCGGAACTATCGCGTCAACGATCAGGGCGTGACCCGACGCGTACTCGAAGGGGCTGCGGGGATACTCTACGAGGATGAGGTGGTCATCGAAGCGCAGCAGCGGGCCATTGACGAAAATCCCGACCATGTCTTCTACAATCTGAACATCGACGCAGGGTCGATGTGGGCGCGGCGAGCGATAGATCGCATGATTGCCGATGAAACCCTGACCGTCGCGGAGGGCGCGTCATGA
- the folD gene encoding bifunctional methylenetetrahydrofolate dehydrogenase/methenyltetrahydrofolate cyclohydrolase FolD, translated as MTAKIIDGRAVADLIRTECANRARRLEEKAGIRPGLAVILVGGDPASAVYVRNKIRACEAVGIHSFTYRLPETVENEELLSLITRLNVDSSVHGILVQLPLPAHIDMARVLETIAPSKDVDGFHLYNVGALVTGSTVFSPCTPYGVVKLLEHEGITVEGQNVVVIGASNIVGKPIALMLMARDATVTICHAKTRDLAQFTIGADILVVAAGVPGLITAAMVKKGAVVIDIGINRLKNGKIVGDVDFAGVVLRASHITPVPGGVGPMTVTMLLVNTIESAERILMLERTAA; from the coding sequence ATGACTGCCAAAATCATCGATGGCCGTGCGGTTGCGGACTTAATCCGGACAGAGTGTGCCAATCGAGCCCGGCGCCTTGAGGAAAAGGCTGGTATCAGGCCGGGTCTTGCGGTGATTCTTGTCGGAGGTGATCCAGCATCGGCCGTTTATGTCCGCAACAAAATTCGTGCATGCGAGGCGGTGGGTATCCATTCCTTCACTTACCGCCTCCCTGAAACTGTCGAGAATGAGGAATTATTGAGCCTCATCACAAGGTTGAACGTCGATTCATCCGTTCATGGCATTCTGGTTCAACTCCCGCTGCCAGCCCACATCGATATGGCTCGGGTGTTGGAAACCATCGCTCCATCGAAAGATGTCGACGGATTCCACCTGTACAATGTGGGAGCCCTCGTCACGGGAAGCACGGTATTTTCTCCATGCACCCCATATGGCGTTGTCAAGCTTCTCGAGCATGAAGGCATCACCGTTGAGGGGCAGAATGTCGTGGTGATCGGAGCCAGCAACATTGTCGGCAAGCCCATTGCCCTGATGTTGATGGCGCGCGACGCAACGGTCACTATTTGCCATGCCAAGACCCGCGATCTCGCGCAGTTCACCATCGGAGCAGACATATTGGTAGTCGCAGCAGGGGTCCCGGGTCTGATAACCGCCGCCATGGTCAAAAAGGGTGCGGTGGTGATCGATATCGGGATCAACCGGTTGAAAAATGGCAAGATTGTGGGCGATGTCGATTTTGCAGGTGTAGTTTTGCGAGCATCTCACATCACTCCGGTTCCCGGCGGTGTTGGCCCGATGACAGTCACGATGCTGCTCGTCAATACGATCGAGTCGGCAGAGCGTATATTGATGCTGGAGCGAACTGCAGCTTAA
- the purU gene encoding formyltetrahydrofolate deformylase → MTANLSTPRYVLTLACRDVPGIVASVATSLFEGGANILEARQFDDLESGRFFMRVEFTAEANAGTRLSYHFTPVAERFDMEWSLRDLSRKKRVLLMVSKFDHCLGDLLYRYRLGELPMDIVGIVSNHPREVLSVSNVGDIPYHHLPITKDTKPQQEAQIKAIVNETGADLIVLARYMQILSDDLAAFLSGRCINIHHSFLPGFKGAKPYHQAHERGVKLIGATAHFVTGDLDEGPIIEQDVERVSHDHSPEDLVRKGRDIERRVLSRAVLLFLEDRAIINGHRTVVFAS, encoded by the coding sequence ATGACTGCGAACCTCTCTACCCCCCGCTATGTTCTTACTCTGGCCTGTCGCGACGTTCCTGGAATTGTTGCCAGCGTCGCGACCAGCCTGTTCGAAGGAGGCGCCAACATCCTTGAGGCCCGGCAATTCGATGACCTAGAGAGTGGTCGATTCTTCATGCGCGTGGAGTTCACCGCCGAGGCCAATGCCGGCACACGTCTTTCCTATCATTTCACGCCCGTCGCCGAGCGTTTCGACATGGAATGGTCGCTCCGCGATTTGTCTCGCAAAAAGCGCGTGCTGCTCATGGTATCGAAATTCGACCACTGCCTCGGTGATCTTCTTTATCGCTATCGCCTCGGCGAACTACCGATGGACATCGTCGGCATCGTTTCCAACCATCCCCGCGAAGTCCTGTCCGTCAGCAATGTAGGCGACATCCCCTATCATCACCTGCCGATCACGAAGGACACCAAGCCCCAGCAGGAGGCGCAGATCAAGGCGATCGTCAACGAGACCGGAGCCGATCTGATCGTGCTTGCGCGCTATATGCAGATCCTTTCCGATGATCTGGCTGCCTTTCTTTCTGGTCGCTGTATCAACATCCATCACAGCTTCCTCCCGGGCTTCAAGGGCGCCAAGCCTTACCACCAAGCCCATGAGCGCGGCGTCAAGCTTATCGGTGCGACCGCCCATTTCGTGACGGGAGACCTCGATGAAGGACCGATCATCGAACAGGACGTCGAACGGGTCAGCCATGACCACTCTCCTGAGGATCTGGTTCGCAAGGGCCGCGACATCGAGCGCCGGGTTCTGTCCCGAGCAGTCCTTCTGTTCCTTGAGGACCGTGCAATCATCAATGGCCACCGCACCGTCGTGTTCGCGAGCTAA
- a CDS encoding PDR/VanB family oxidoreductase has product MTLSDKAWVRGRVAEIHDLTPTIREFTIALDRSLPAPAGAHVKVQVQGRVDTRCYSVVSADAGTLRIAVKLHPASRGGSAYMWSLKLDASIRLTPPRCDFPLTPGAPHYLLIAAGVGVTPLVAMADQLARSNAVVRMLYLARSAAEFAYAKELRVILGDRLVMLDTEVDDRPDLLQEIALLPVDAELYMCGPLRLMEAVRSVWLRAGRSLARLRYETFGSGGNRPAEQFMIKVPRLGKAIEVAENQSMLDALEAAGVEVVFECRRGECGLCAVDILETEGTIDHRDIFFSERQHTENRKICACVSRVTGGSVTIDPAWRGDGAFLGA; this is encoded by the coding sequence ATGACCCTGTCCGACAAAGCATGGGTCAGGGGTCGTGTGGCGGAAATCCACGACCTGACGCCGACCATAAGGGAATTCACGATCGCTCTGGATCGATCGCTGCCCGCACCCGCCGGCGCGCATGTAAAGGTGCAAGTCCAGGGTAGAGTCGACACCCGATGCTATTCGGTTGTGTCCGCGGACGCGGGGACCCTCAGGATTGCGGTCAAGCTTCACCCGGCAAGCCGTGGCGGGTCTGCCTACATGTGGTCGCTCAAGTTGGATGCGTCGATCCGGCTCACGCCGCCCCGGTGCGATTTTCCGCTGACGCCTGGGGCGCCGCACTACCTGCTTATCGCCGCAGGTGTAGGCGTGACGCCGCTGGTGGCGATGGCTGACCAACTTGCCCGCTCCAATGCCGTGGTCAGGATGCTGTACCTCGCCAGATCCGCCGCGGAATTTGCCTATGCAAAGGAACTGCGGGTCATTTTGGGGGATCGGCTCGTCATGCTGGATACGGAAGTGGACGACAGGCCGGATCTGCTTCAGGAAATCGCCCTGCTTCCGGTCGACGCAGAACTCTATATGTGCGGGCCGCTGCGTCTTATGGAAGCCGTGCGAAGCGTGTGGCTCAGGGCGGGGCGCTCCCTTGCCCGCCTTCGGTACGAAACTTTCGGCTCTGGCGGTAATCGTCCGGCCGAACAGTTTATGATCAAGGTTCCGAGGCTCGGCAAGGCGATTGAGGTAGCCGAGAACCAGTCGATGCTGGACGCCCTTGAGGCGGCCGGCGTCGAAGTGGTTTTTGAATGCAGGCGCGGTGAATGTGGGCTTTGCGCGGTCGACATTTTGGAAACTGAAGGCACAATCGACCACCGCGACATTTTTTTCAGCGAGCGGCAACATACCGAAAATCGCAAAATATGTGCGTGCGTTTCGAGGGTCACCGGCGGCAGCGTGACGATCGATCCAGCATGGCGCGGGGATGGCGCGTTTTTGGGTGCGTGA
- a CDS encoding PDR/VanB family oxidoreductase, translated as MQGALFDVVVDTVRELTPRVREYRLRSADGRTLPPYSPGAHIELHARTEVHGPMVRHYSLIGGSRLEDDAPNVYRIAVQREDRQRGSAHIHQNFVVGTPVRISRAKNGFPLDFRDRRSLLIAGGIGVTPIYSMARSLVRRKRDFHMVYCGRTPEQLAYSADLEALCEGRVAFHYSGDPPLENVDMVALLEREPQEARVYVCGPPSMINAVHAAAESLGWAEGRIRSERFGVGPAAGDRPFDVHLRRDGRVVPVGRDISILDALSSAGVDLFSDCRRGECGLCAVNVADAGDGIDHRDSYFSADEHQENKSMCICVSRARGERLILDL; from the coding sequence GTGCAAGGCGCGCTATTTGACGTGGTGGTGGACACGGTACGCGAATTGACGCCGCGCGTCCGGGAATATCGCTTGCGATCCGCCGATGGCCGGACTCTGCCACCTTATAGCCCGGGCGCCCATATCGAACTGCATGCAAGGACCGAAGTCCACGGCCCGATGGTCCGCCACTATTCACTCATCGGCGGTTCGCGGTTGGAGGACGATGCGCCGAATGTCTACCGGATCGCCGTGCAGCGCGAGGATCGCCAGCGTGGCTCTGCACATATTCACCAGAATTTCGTCGTTGGAACGCCAGTCCGCATCTCGCGGGCGAAGAATGGTTTCCCCCTCGATTTTCGAGATCGACGCAGCTTGCTGATCGCGGGGGGCATTGGCGTTACCCCAATCTATTCGATGGCTCGCAGTCTTGTTCGGCGGAAGCGCGATTTTCATATGGTCTATTGTGGCAGGACGCCCGAGCAGCTCGCCTATTCAGCGGATCTCGAAGCGCTTTGTGAAGGGCGGGTCGCCTTTCACTATAGTGGTGATCCGCCGCTCGAAAATGTGGACATGGTGGCGCTCCTTGAGCGTGAACCCCAAGAAGCCCGCGTCTATGTATGCGGTCCGCCGTCCATGATCAATGCCGTTCACGCGGCGGCGGAAAGCTTGGGATGGGCGGAAGGCCGTATCCGAAGCGAGCGTTTCGGCGTTGGCCCGGCCGCTGGCGACAGGCCGTTCGACGTGCATCTCCGCCGCGACGGACGTGTCGTCCCGGTGGGTCGCGATATTTCCATCCTGGATGCTCTCTCCTCGGCCGGGGTAGATTTATTCTCGGACTGCCGTCGCGGTGAATGCGGCCTGTGCGCCGTCAATGTCGCGGATGCGGGGGATGGGATCGACCACCGCGACAGCTATTTTTCCGCCGATGAGCATCAGGAAAACAAATCGATGTGCATCTGTGTCTCGCGCGCTCGCGGCGAGCGATTAATCCTCGATCTTTGA
- a CDS encoding LysR family transcriptional regulator, which produces MDDIGRLDLNLLLLLDALQEDMNLSASARRLRISQPTASANLQKLREFFGDQLFVRTGRGMKPTPFAEMISDPVRQSLDIVRKDVVRKARFEPAISDRVIRITTSDVGVMIFIPPLLDALREAAPSMNVQVVPVPHDLLEKALEQNEVDVAIGYFPDLTGPNIMTQALFDHSFACLVSAQHSTITERLSLEQFLAADHIVINEQGRSQELFERRLHELGMRRRVRLHLPHFMSVPQLVASSEMIATVPMSLGVWYQNAGIKVFPTPVESPLIQLRQFWHRRLNDDPMVTWLHRLLGSLLIGKDPALAFSEGYSSSTDRTR; this is translated from the coding sequence ATGGATGATATCGGACGCCTTGATCTGAACCTTCTGTTGCTGTTGGACGCGCTGCAGGAAGATATGAACTTGTCAGCGTCTGCCAGGCGTCTGAGAATCAGTCAGCCGACAGCGAGTGCTAACCTTCAGAAGCTGAGGGAGTTTTTTGGCGACCAGCTGTTCGTAAGGACCGGCAGGGGCATGAAGCCGACCCCATTTGCAGAGATGATCTCCGATCCTGTCCGACAGAGCCTCGATATTGTGCGTAAGGATGTCGTGCGAAAAGCGCGGTTCGAACCTGCTATCAGCGACAGGGTGATCCGTATTACCACTTCTGACGTCGGGGTAATGATCTTCATTCCGCCACTGCTTGATGCGCTTCGGGAAGCTGCGCCTTCAATGAATGTCCAAGTCGTCCCTGTTCCACATGACCTGCTCGAAAAGGCACTGGAACAGAACGAGGTCGATGTGGCTATCGGCTATTTCCCGGATCTTACTGGGCCTAATATCATGACGCAGGCGTTGTTCGATCACTCGTTCGCATGTCTCGTCAGCGCTCAGCATTCAACGATCACCGAGCGATTGTCGCTCGAGCAGTTTCTCGCCGCAGACCATATTGTGATCAATGAGCAGGGACGTAGTCAGGAGCTGTTCGAGAGGCGACTTCATGAGTTGGGTATGAGGCGCCGGGTTCGGCTTCATCTTCCCCACTTCATGAGCGTCCCGCAATTGGTTGCGAGTAGCGAGATGATCGCGACTGTCCCGATGTCGCTCGGGGTCTGGTATCAAAATGCGGGGATCAAGGTCTTCCCCACTCCTGTCGAGAGTCCGTTGATCCAGTTGAGACAATTCTGGCACCGTCGTCTGAATGACGATCCGATGGTAACGTGGCTCCATCGGCTGCTCGGAAGTCTATTGATCGGAAAGGATCCGGCTCTGGCCTTTTCGGAGGGATATTCCTCTTCCACCGATCGCACGAGATAG
- a CDS encoding alpha/beta fold hydrolase — protein MTETLVLVPGLLCDAIVWEHQLEALGGRYNVHVADVTGFSSIRGMAKATLKAVPGPISVAGHSMGARVALEMVRIAADRIIRLGLLDTGVDPMTEGEPARRQTLVDLGAREGMRALAEAWLPPMVRPGALDEDPELRRKLYAMVERMSPDIHKRQIKALLDRPGASGVLRTLNCPVLIGCGELDCWSPPSQHEAMAELVPGARFVLFSGSGHMAPMEAPEAVTQALRHWLEQVPTQMDLSTNE, from the coding sequence ATGACCGAAACCCTCGTCCTTGTTCCCGGTCTGCTTTGCGATGCGATAGTCTGGGAGCATCAACTGGAAGCCCTTGGCGGGCGATACAATGTCCATGTTGCGGACGTGACCGGCTTCTCATCAATCCGCGGAATGGCCAAGGCGACCCTGAAAGCCGTTCCCGGTCCCATATCGGTCGCAGGACACTCCATGGGCGCACGCGTTGCCCTCGAGATGGTCCGGATTGCGGCTGACAGGATTATTCGACTGGGGCTGCTCGATACCGGCGTGGATCCGATGACCGAAGGGGAGCCCGCGCGGCGCCAGACACTGGTGGACCTTGGTGCCCGCGAGGGCATGCGCGCGCTCGCGGAAGCGTGGCTGCCGCCCATGGTGCGCCCGGGCGCCCTGGACGAGGACCCGGAGCTAAGGCGGAAACTTTACGCCATGGTTGAGCGGATGTCCCCCGATATCCATAAGCGGCAGATCAAGGCATTGCTCGATCGTCCCGGCGCCTCTGGCGTCCTTCGCACGCTCAATTGCCCCGTCCTAATTGGCTGTGGGGAACTTGATTGCTGGAGCCCGCCTTCCCAGCATGAAGCCATGGCGGAACTCGTCCCCGGCGCTCGGTTTGTCCTGTTTAGCGGCAGCGGACATATGGCGCCGATGGAGGCTCCGGAGGCAGTCACGCAGGCGCTCCGCCACTGGCTGGAGCAAGTGCCAACTCAAATGGATTTGTCGACAAATGAATGA
- a CDS encoding NAD-dependent succinate-semialdehyde dehydrogenase: MAVATSLKREACLIDGQWVTNGAWMDVDDPATGQVIGRVPMMGGPEAKSAIEAARSALPHWSALAAHERAALLRTFAHLMIDRADALARLLSAEQGKPHSEALGEIHYSASYLDWFSEEARRIYGEIVPGHQRDKRIFVLRQPIGVVAAITPWNFPAAMVTRKIGPALAVGCTIILKPAEQTPFTALAIGALAEEAGLPKGVLNIVTGDPVGIGATLTASPEVQKLSFTGSTATGAKLMAQCAPTIKKVSLELGGNAPFIVFGDADIEAAVQGAIASKFRNAGQTCICTNRLFIQREIYECFAARFTEATCSLVVAPASDPNSQIGPLIDQRAMAKVKAHIADAVSKGAFVATGGVGHAEGENFFTPTVLTHATADMCVMQEETFGPVAALASFDNEEDLIKTVNASPFGLAAYIYTRDVSRAWRVSEKLETGMVGINTGLISTEVAPFGGVKASGLGREGGRQGIDDYVETKYICLHLDPPSAS, translated from the coding sequence ATGGCTGTCGCGACAAGCCTGAAGCGTGAAGCCTGCCTGATTGATGGGCAGTGGGTTACGAATGGAGCATGGATGGATGTCGATGACCCCGCGACGGGGCAGGTCATCGGCCGCGTGCCTATGATGGGGGGCCCCGAAGCGAAGTCGGCGATCGAGGCCGCCCGATCGGCGCTTCCCCATTGGTCGGCACTAGCCGCCCATGAAAGAGCGGCGCTCCTTCGCACATTCGCCCACCTGATGATCGACCGGGCCGACGCCCTTGCGCGATTGCTCAGCGCAGAACAGGGCAAGCCTCACAGTGAAGCTTTAGGCGAAATCCACTATTCCGCGTCCTATCTCGACTGGTTCTCCGAAGAGGCAAGGCGCATCTATGGCGAGATCGTACCAGGGCACCAGAGGGACAAGCGAATCTTCGTCTTGCGGCAGCCTATCGGCGTCGTCGCCGCGATCACACCATGGAACTTCCCCGCAGCGATGGTGACGCGAAAAATCGGCCCTGCATTGGCGGTCGGCTGCACCATCATCCTCAAGCCAGCCGAGCAAACCCCCTTCACAGCGCTTGCGATCGGCGCGCTGGCTGAGGAAGCGGGCTTGCCCAAGGGGGTTTTGAACATCGTCACCGGAGATCCGGTCGGGATCGGGGCAACTCTCACCGCCAGTCCTGAAGTCCAGAAGCTGAGCTTCACGGGATCAACTGCCACGGGCGCGAAGCTCATGGCCCAGTGCGCACCCACAATCAAAAAAGTTAGCCTGGAACTCGGGGGCAATGCGCCTTTTATCGTCTTTGGCGATGCGGACATCGAGGCTGCTGTTCAGGGCGCCATCGCATCCAAATTCCGTAATGCAGGGCAAACCTGCATTTGCACCAACCGGCTTTTCATTCAACGGGAAATCTATGAATGCTTCGCGGCCCGATTCACCGAGGCCACCTGCAGCTTGGTTGTCGCTCCAGCAAGCGATCCCAATAGTCAGATCGGCCCGCTCATCGACCAGCGGGCGATGGCGAAGGTCAAGGCGCATATAGCAGACGCTGTTTCCAAGGGCGCGTTTGTGGCGACGGGTGGAGTGGGCCACGCGGAGGGCGAAAATTTCTTCACGCCTACCGTCCTCACGCATGCAACGGCCGACATGTGCGTCATGCAAGAAGAAACCTTCGGTCCCGTAGCGGCGCTTGCGTCATTCGATAACGAAGAGGATCTCATTAAGACAGTGAACGCATCTCCATTCGGCCTAGCTGCCTATATCTACACCCGCGATGTCTCACGGGCATGGCGGGTCAGCGAGAAGCTGGAAACCGGAATGGTCGGCATCAACACCGGATTGATATCGACGGAGGTAGCACCTTTTGGCGGCGTCAAAGCCTCGGGCCTCGGCCGGGAAGGCGGCAGGCAGGGTATCGATGACTATGTCGAAACCAAATATATCTGCCTTCATCTCGACCCACCGTCCGCATCCTAA
- a CDS encoding GntR family transcriptional regulator, with amino-acid sequence MNETPASALTRIREMILRGALRPGERLLELDLADRLAISRTPIRQALPALAQEGLLVPAGGRGYRVRSFTRQESLQALQLRAMLEGFAARSIIIAGRGTLIAEALTPLLEEGDDLLQSADLSDALEEAFGALNARFHDIVVNGAADPLLCDLIARCNIVPFTAPGVIAFETHNETKILDLLRYAHQQHHAIVDAFRGNDALRAEMLFREHATTQEVSMAMRTPPHQPAPKTTRTRN; translated from the coding sequence TTGAACGAAACGCCTGCTTCGGCCCTCACCAGGATCCGGGAAATGATTCTCCGGGGTGCACTCCGGCCCGGGGAGCGGCTTCTGGAGTTGGACCTCGCGGACAGGCTGGCAATTTCACGCACGCCCATCCGTCAGGCTCTGCCAGCTCTGGCACAGGAAGGTCTTCTTGTCCCTGCTGGCGGGCGAGGCTATCGCGTGCGCAGCTTCACCCGTCAGGAAAGCCTTCAAGCCCTCCAGCTTCGCGCGATGCTGGAGGGCTTTGCGGCCCGCTCCATCATCATAGCAGGGCGTGGAACCCTTATAGCGGAGGCCCTGACCCCGCTTCTGGAAGAGGGTGATGACCTGCTTCAATCCGCTGACCTCAGCGATGCTTTGGAAGAAGCCTTTGGCGCATTGAACGCGCGCTTTCATGACATAGTGGTCAATGGAGCAGCCGACCCCCTGCTCTGTGATTTGATCGCACGCTGCAATATCGTGCCCTTCACCGCGCCCGGCGTGATTGCCTTCGAGACCCATAACGAAACCAAAATCCTCGACCTGTTGCGCTATGCCCATCAACAACATCACGCAATCGTGGACGCATTCCGCGGAAATGATGCATTGAGAGCGGAGATGCTTTTTCGCGAGCATGCCACGACGCAGGAAGTCAGCATGGCGATGCGCACGCCTCCTCACCAGCCTGCGCCAAAGACAACGCGCACGAGAAACTGA